One window from the genome of Candidatus Zixiibacteriota bacterium encodes:
- a CDS encoding (2Fe-2S)-binding protein codes for MTTLAINGLRVQVETGSTILEAAQFLGFPIPTLCHMEGLTPYGACRLCVVEIGEGPAARLVTSCTYPVQEGLTVRTASERVLRARRMIIELLLASCPQSKVIQDIASAHQVRQQRFRQEHEDCILCGLCVRMCKEQMVAQAIGFYGRGEHRGIGTPFDVKSEVCRLCGGCMYVCPACQLRCTYTDPEKAICGGCANLTPPCVEKEQFHDMMCYMKPCVACEIPKDAK; via the coding sequence ATGACGACACTGGCAATCAACGGGCTTCGCGTCCAGGTGGAGACGGGTTCGACAATCCTGGAGGCGGCGCAGTTTCTCGGTTTTCCGATTCCGACGCTGTGCCACATGGAGGGGCTCACGCCCTACGGGGCGTGCCGCCTCTGCGTGGTGGAGATCGGCGAGGGGCCGGCGGCGCGGCTGGTGACGTCGTGCACGTACCCGGTGCAGGAGGGGCTGACGGTGCGGACGGCATCGGAGCGGGTGCTGCGGGCGCGGCGGATGATCATCGAGCTGCTCCTCGCCTCGTGCCCGCAGTCGAAGGTGATTCAGGACATCGCCTCGGCCCACCAGGTGCGGCAGCAGCGCTTCCGGCAGGAGCACGAGGACTGCATCCTCTGCGGGCTGTGCGTGCGGATGTGCAAGGAGCAGATGGTGGCCCAGGCGATCGGGTTCTACGGCCGGGGCGAGCACCGCGGGATCGGCACGCCGTTCGACGTGAAGTCGGAGGTGTGCCGGCTGTGCGGCGGGTGCATGTACGTGTGCCCGGCCTGCCAGTTGCGGTGCACGTACACAGATCCGGAGAAAGCGATCTGCGGCGGGTGCGCGAACCTCACCCCGCCGTGCGTGGAGAAAGAGCAGTTCCACGATATGATGTGCTACATGAAACCGTGTGTGGCGTGTGAAATTCCGAAAGACGCGAAATAA
- a CDS encoding FAD-dependent oxidoreductase — MARKLTSVDDLAGFRSRVMAERRRAEAIPTIVVSADTGAQASGVNDLIRLFKKHMLDRFLQEKLRLRITGCHGFCEMNPYVTVEPYGHFYPRLRPADVPRIIEAALSGQPADDLLYRDAATGTVYPRQSDIPFFARQKRTIVGNNQKLDPIRIMDYFENGGYGALLKALEKNDPEWIIQEVQTAGIRGRGGAGFPTGRKWALARTSGRPGQQKYIVCNADEGDPGAYMDRGVLEGNPHAIMEGMVIGGLAIGATRGIIYVRSEYPLAIKHCLIAIRQARDLGLLGEKILGTEHDFDIEIVRGAGAFVCGEETALIKSIEGYMGEPRQRPPFPIERGIFGSPTCINNVETFANIPEIITRGGAEYAKVGLPGNTGTKIFSLVGKIRNTGLVEVPLGTAISEVVYGIGGGAAGKAKIKAVQTGGPSGGCIPASMFDLSIDYDSLTKAGSIMGSGGMIVMDENTCMVDLAKYFMKFLKDESCGKCFTCRKGTQRMWEILDDITKGKATMEHLDLLAELALVVKDTSMCGLGQSAPNPVLSTIRYFRQEFERHILDKRCDAFVCTELVGAPCQSACPIGTEAWRYVAHIANGEYKEAYAVIREANPFPSVCGRVCHHPCEERCKAGQTGTNPVAIRALKRFITDRIDPSAYTPRREVWTDGPAPKVAVIGSGPAGLTAAHYLSLKGYHVTVFEKEDRPGGMLYCAIPGYRLPQEVIRREIEAVLNDNITVRCRMALGREITVDGLLGEGYRAVLLALGAHESKPLKLENEDCAGVHPSIEFLKAFNQRGEARARGRVGVIGGGNSAFDAARVALRQRDVESVTILYRRTREEMPAFAEEIEAAAQEGIDIQILVTPKKVLAKDGKLIGLECLRNRLGEIDESGRHRPVPIAGSEFRVDLETLIVAISEDSGVDAIGPAKQSGIAITDWNTVKVDKKTLLTTRPGVFAAGDVVRGPNTVVDAIADGKRAARMIDRYVRGLELADAAEPALPRVYVPPVSAELDDLPTVERVETPRAPAAWRTRNFAEVEVALSVAEAHCEARRCLRCDLEFTRPPETGQETDHDGAVAVTGGKQL, encoded by the coding sequence ATGGCAAGAAAACTGACATCAGTCGATGACCTGGCGGGATTCCGGAGTCGGGTGATGGCGGAGCGGCGGCGGGCGGAGGCGATTCCGACGATCGTGGTGAGCGCCGACACGGGCGCCCAGGCGAGCGGCGTGAACGACCTCATCCGGCTGTTCAAGAAGCACATGCTCGACCGGTTCCTTCAGGAAAAACTGCGCCTGCGCATCACGGGGTGCCACGGGTTCTGCGAGATGAACCCCTACGTGACGGTGGAGCCGTACGGGCACTTCTATCCCAGGCTGAGACCGGCGGACGTGCCGCGGATAATCGAGGCGGCGCTGAGCGGGCAGCCGGCCGACGACCTGCTCTACCGCGACGCGGCGACCGGGACAGTGTACCCGCGGCAGAGCGACATTCCGTTTTTCGCGCGGCAGAAGCGGACGATCGTGGGCAACAACCAGAAGCTCGACCCGATCCGGATCATGGATTATTTCGAGAACGGCGGGTACGGGGCGCTGCTGAAGGCGCTGGAGAAGAACGACCCGGAGTGGATCATCCAGGAGGTGCAGACGGCGGGGATCCGCGGGCGCGGGGGGGCCGGTTTCCCGACCGGGCGGAAGTGGGCGCTGGCGCGGACCTCGGGGCGGCCGGGGCAGCAGAAATACATCGTGTGCAACGCCGACGAGGGGGATCCGGGAGCGTACATGGACCGCGGCGTGCTGGAGGGGAATCCGCACGCGATCATGGAGGGGATGGTGATCGGGGGGCTGGCGATCGGGGCGACGCGGGGGATCATCTACGTGCGCAGCGAGTATCCGCTGGCGATCAAGCACTGTCTCATCGCGATCCGGCAGGCGCGCGACCTCGGCCTTCTCGGGGAGAAGATTCTCGGGACGGAGCACGATTTCGATATCGAGATCGTGCGCGGGGCCGGGGCGTTCGTGTGCGGGGAGGAGACGGCGCTGATCAAGTCGATCGAAGGGTACATGGGCGAGCCGCGGCAGCGGCCGCCGTTCCCGATCGAGCGGGGGATTTTCGGCAGCCCGACCTGCATCAACAACGTCGAGACTTTCGCCAACATCCCGGAGATCATCACCCGCGGGGGCGCGGAGTACGCGAAGGTGGGTCTGCCGGGGAACACCGGGACGAAGATCTTCTCGCTGGTGGGGAAGATCCGGAACACCGGGCTGGTCGAGGTGCCGCTGGGGACGGCGATCAGCGAGGTGGTGTACGGGATCGGGGGCGGGGCGGCGGGCAAGGCGAAGATCAAGGCGGTGCAGACGGGCGGTCCTTCGGGCGGGTGCATCCCGGCCTCGATGTTCGACCTCTCGATCGACTACGACAGTCTGACCAAGGCCGGTTCGATCATGGGTTCGGGCGGCATGATCGTCATGGACGAGAACACCTGCATGGTGGATCTCGCGAAGTATTTCATGAAGTTCCTCAAGGACGAGTCGTGCGGGAAGTGCTTCACCTGCCGCAAGGGGACGCAGCGGATGTGGGAGATTCTCGACGACATCACCAAGGGGAAGGCGACGATGGAGCACCTCGACCTTCTGGCGGAGCTGGCGCTGGTGGTCAAAGACACGAGCATGTGCGGTCTGGGGCAGTCGGCGCCAAACCCGGTGCTGAGCACGATCCGGTATTTCCGCCAGGAGTTCGAGCGGCACATCCTGGACAAGCGCTGCGACGCGTTCGTGTGCACGGAGCTGGTGGGGGCGCCCTGCCAGTCGGCCTGCCCGATCGGGACGGAGGCGTGGCGGTATGTCGCGCACATCGCCAACGGCGAGTACAAGGAGGCCTACGCGGTGATCCGGGAGGCCAATCCGTTCCCGTCGGTGTGCGGCCGCGTCTGCCACCATCCGTGCGAGGAGCGCTGCAAGGCGGGCCAGACGGGGACCAACCCGGTGGCGATCCGGGCGCTCAAGCGGTTCATCACGGACCGCATCGACCCCTCGGCCTACACGCCCCGGCGGGAGGTCTGGACGGACGGTCCGGCGCCCAAGGTGGCGGTGATCGGGTCGGGGCCGGCCGGGTTGACGGCGGCCCACTACCTGTCCCTCAAAGGTTACCACGTGACCGTCTTCGAAAAGGAAGACCGTCCGGGCGGTATGCTCTACTGCGCGATTCCGGGATACCGGCTGCCGCAGGAGGTGATCCGCCGGGAGATCGAAGCGGTCCTCAACGACAATATCACGGTCCGGTGCCGGATGGCGCTCGGCAGGGAGATCACGGTCGACGGCCTTCTCGGCGAGGGCTACCGGGCGGTCCTGCTGGCGCTGGGCGCGCACGAAAGCAAGCCGCTGAAGCTGGAGAACGAGGACTGCGCGGGGGTGCACCCGTCGATCGAATTCCTCAAGGCGTTCAACCAGCGGGGCGAGGCGAGGGCGCGCGGCCGGGTGGGGGTGATCGGGGGCGGCAACTCGGCCTTCGACGCGGCGCGGGTGGCCCTCCGCCAGCGCGACGTCGAGAGCGTGACCATCCTCTACCGGCGGACGCGGGAGGAGATGCCGGCGTTCGCCGAGGAGATCGAGGCGGCCGCGCAGGAGGGGATCGACATCCAGATTCTCGTGACGCCGAAGAAGGTGCTGGCGAAAGACGGGAAGCTAATCGGGCTGGAGTGTCTGCGCAACCGGCTGGGGGAGATCGACGAGTCGGGGCGGCACCGGCCGGTGCCGATCGCGGGGAGCGAGTTCCGGGTGGATCTCGAGACGCTGATCGTGGCGATCAGCGAGGATTCGGGGGTCGACGCGATCGGCCCGGCGAAGCAGAGCGGGATCGCGATCACCGACTGGAACACGGTGAAGGTGGACAAGAAGACGCTTTTGACGACGCGGCCGGGGGTGTTCGCGGCGGGCGACGTGGTGCGCGGCCCGAACACGGTGGTCGACGCGATCGCCGACGGCAAGCGGGCGGCACGGATGATCGACCGGTACGTGCGCGGGCTCGAGCTGGCGGATGCGGCCGAGCCGGCTCTGCCGCGGGTGTACGTGCCGCCGGTGAGCGCCGAGCTCGACGACCTTCCGACGGTGGAGCGGGTGGAGACGCCGCGGGCGCCGGCGGCCTGGCGGACGCGCAATTTCGCCGAGGTGGAGGTGGCGCTGTCGGTCGCCGAGGCCCACTGCGAGGCGCGGCGGTGCCTGCGGTGCGACCTCGAGTTCACGCGGCCGCCCGAGACCGGGCAGGAAACGGATCACGACGGCGCGGTCGCCGTCACCGGAGGTAAGCAGCTATGA
- a CDS encoding NAD(P)H-dependent oxidoreductase subunit E, protein MNTQEVLSIVEKHHGNRGSLISILEDMQAKYGYLPEAMLRVVAEKTGRSLVDIYGVATFYRAFSLRPRGKHLVSCCLGTACHVRGGPAIAREIEKRLGIRAGETTADREFTLETVNCLGACALGPIVVVDGHYFSKVKTSMIPDILARAKEGLDAVRVETDERIFPVEVSCARCNHSLMDPRHEIEGHPSVRVTASFGSKHSWLAISSLWGSYTVHSEHEIPAETVVTFFCPHCHAEMMGGAPCAECGAPMVPMIVRGGGIVQLCSRRGCKGHILDFGGTAAD, encoded by the coding sequence ATGAACACACAGGAAGTCCTCAGCATCGTGGAGAAGCACCACGGGAATCGCGGCAGTCTCATTTCGATACTCGAGGACATGCAGGCGAAGTACGGCTACCTTCCGGAGGCGATGCTCCGGGTGGTGGCGGAGAAGACGGGCCGGTCGCTGGTCGACATCTACGGGGTGGCGACGTTTTACCGGGCGTTCAGTTTGAGGCCGCGGGGGAAGCACCTGGTGTCGTGCTGTCTGGGGACGGCGTGCCACGTGCGGGGGGGGCCGGCGATTGCGCGGGAGATCGAGAAGCGGCTGGGGATCAGGGCGGGGGAGACGACGGCGGACCGGGAGTTCACGCTGGAGACGGTGAACTGCCTGGGGGCATGCGCGTTGGGGCCGATCGTGGTGGTCGACGGGCACTACTTTTCGAAAGTGAAGACATCGATGATCCCGGACATTCTCGCGCGGGCGAAGGAGGGGCTCGACGCAGTCCGGGTGGAGACGGACGAGCGGATCTTCCCGGTCGAGGTGAGCTGCGCGCGGTGCAACCACAGTCTGATGGATCCGCGGCACGAGATCGAGGGGCACCCGTCGGTACGGGTGACGGCCTCGTTCGGCAGCAAGCACAGCTGGCTGGCGATATCGTCGCTGTGGGGATCGTACACGGTGCACTCGGAGCACGAGATTCCGGCGGAGACGGTGGTGACGTTTTTCTGTCCGCACTGCCATGCGGAGATGATGGGCGGGGCGCCCTGCGCGGAGTGCGGGGCGCCGATGGTGCCGATGATCGTGCGCGGCGGCGGTATCGTGCAGCTCTGCTCGCGGCGGGGCTGCAAGGGACACATCCTCGATTTCGGCGGCACGGCGGCCGACTGA
- a CDS encoding M48 family metalloprotease, producing MSDNDSSLAGRAAVAMALTIGFYSLALILGLGTILLPFIIAWATGQLILKLVIVCLISGGAILAAIVPRRDQFEPPGPELSLAEHPRLAEVIRRVAGQTEQAMPRTVYLIPDFNAWVAQRGGSHLHGGDRLMGIGLPLLHQLTVSQFEAVIAHEFGHYHHGDTRLGPRIYQTRAAIVRTIAGLHEHNSILQAPFLWYGRMFLQITHAISRRQEFNADRLAAQVAGTAAMRSALEKINRGGIAFDAYWQSEFVPMLRSRRLPPLLDGFTLFLQCEPMQTRIDACAEQVLASEATDKYDTHPSLRERLAALEALPAGPALSDRRPALDLLSDPAEQERELLRAIVAAGEFERLTPVGWDEVAPIHAARWQAMSRERRHFFFAITPKDLPRFVRDPKPFVKDRPLQDLLAGPNQAQAAEAVAVTVALALASLLVRLGWTLERPIGSNPRMVLGAAVIEPFDTLDLLRSGQLPAPEWLRLCRDTGIGDHPLFPPSHKEDGARAE from the coding sequence ATGTCGGACAACGATTCATCTCTGGCGGGTCGCGCCGCCGTGGCCATGGCCCTGACTATCGGCTTCTACTCGCTCGCACTCATCCTCGGCCTCGGCACGATCCTGCTGCCGTTCATCATCGCGTGGGCCACCGGCCAGTTGATTCTGAAACTGGTCATCGTCTGCCTCATCTCCGGCGGCGCAATTCTGGCGGCCATCGTCCCGAGGCGGGACCAGTTTGAACCGCCCGGTCCCGAACTGAGTCTCGCCGAGCACCCCCGGCTGGCCGAAGTTATCCGCCGCGTGGCCGGTCAAACGGAGCAAGCCATGCCCCGCACCGTCTACCTGATTCCCGATTTCAACGCCTGGGTGGCCCAGCGCGGCGGCTCGCACCTTCACGGCGGCGACCGCCTCATGGGGATCGGCCTTCCCCTGCTCCACCAGTTGACCGTCTCGCAGTTCGAGGCCGTGATCGCCCACGAATTCGGCCACTATCACCACGGCGACACGAGACTCGGCCCCCGCATCTACCAGACCCGGGCCGCCATCGTCCGCACCATCGCCGGCCTGCACGAGCACAATTCCATCCTCCAGGCGCCCTTCCTCTGGTACGGCAGGATGTTCCTGCAGATCACCCACGCCATTTCCCGCCGCCAGGAATTCAACGCCGACCGGCTCGCCGCCCAGGTGGCCGGCACTGCCGCCATGCGCTCCGCCCTCGAGAAAATCAACCGGGGCGGCATCGCCTTCGATGCCTACTGGCAGAGCGAGTTCGTGCCCATGCTCCGGTCCCGCCGCCTTCCGCCGCTGCTTGACGGCTTTACTCTCTTTCTCCAGTGTGAGCCGATGCAGACCCGGATAGACGCCTGCGCCGAGCAGGTTCTCGCCTCCGAGGCCACCGACAAGTACGACACCCACCCCTCGCTGCGCGAACGGCTCGCCGCCCTTGAGGCCCTCCCCGCCGGACCCGCGCTCTCCGATCGCCGGCCCGCGCTCGACCTCCTCTCCGACCCCGCCGAACAGGAGCGGGAACTCCTCCGCGCGATCGTCGCCGCAGGCGAATTCGAACGGCTCACCCCGGTGGGCTGGGACGAGGTCGCTCCCATCCACGCCGCCCGCTGGCAGGCCATGAGCCGCGAGCGCCGGCACTTCTTCTTCGCCATCACCCCCAAGGACCTCCCGCGGTTTGTCCGGGATCCCAAGCCCTTCGTGAAAGACAGGCCCCTGCAGGATCTGCTCGCCGGCCCCAATCAGGCCCAGGCAGCGGAGGCGGTCGCCGTCACCGTCGCCCTCGCCCTCGCCTCCCTCCTCGTCCGCCTCGGCTGGACGCTCGAGAGGCCGATCGGCAGTAACCCCCGCATGGTCCTCGGAGCCGCCGTTATCGAACCCTTCGACACCCTCGATCTCCTCAGGTCGGGACAGCTCCCCGCGCCGGAGTGGCTCCGCCTCTGCCGCGACACCGGAATCGGCGACCACCCCCTCTTCCCGCCCTCTCATAAAGAGGATGGCGCGCGGGCCGAATGA